A window of Streptomyces sp. DG1A-41 contains these coding sequences:
- a CDS encoding FAD-dependent oxidoreductase encodes MKPDLDVAVVGAGIAGLTAAHELRRAGLAVRVYEQLPEVGGRMRSIRQEGWTVDTGAEQVSSRGYRATWELLRRLRVTPADVPRVGGAVAVWRGGRAHLGVGESTAVVTGAGLSHRARLDLAAFSAWTGRRRAAFDGDRPEHSPLGAATVREMAARYHRDLHDYLFQPVAGCFFGWDTARSTAAPMVSLLLEAGSPAAWRTYRDGMDFLARRLASGAEVVTDRAVREVTDAGGHAVLRFDDGQVTARAAVLAVPAPVAAALRPDVPADEQPFLTSCTFTPMMKVSCLLDRPLAPAARRPVHILLTPAAEEDVLSGVVVDHVKDPGRVPAGRGLVTLVAAPRRVRALLDAPPDEAAELLVRAAERYVPGIGDACRHRLVHAFRHGLPEATPQTLRVRAGFLSRPARAVEYAGDWLMLRPASEGAVRAGALAASRVLSRLGRIIPAGPDRAEEIRATA; translated from the coding sequence ATGAAGCCCGATCTCGACGTCGCCGTCGTCGGCGCGGGCATCGCCGGCCTGACCGCCGCCCACGAACTGCGCCGCGCCGGGCTGGCCGTCCGGGTGTACGAGCAACTGCCGGAGGTCGGCGGCCGGATGCGCAGCATCCGCCAGGAGGGCTGGACGGTGGACACGGGCGCCGAGCAGGTCTCGTCCCGCGGTTACCGTGCGACCTGGGAGCTGCTGCGCCGGCTGCGCGTCACTCCCGCGGACGTGCCCCGGGTCGGCGGCGCGGTCGCCGTCTGGCGCGGCGGACGCGCCCACCTGGGCGTCGGCGAGAGCACGGCCGTGGTCACCGGAGCGGGCCTGTCCCACCGGGCGCGGCTCGACCTGGCCGCCTTCTCCGCCTGGACCGGCCGCCGCCGCGCCGCATTCGACGGTGACCGTCCCGAACACAGCCCGCTGGGCGCCGCCACCGTGCGGGAGATGGCCGCCCGCTACCACCGCGACCTGCACGACTACCTCTTCCAGCCGGTCGCCGGCTGCTTCTTCGGCTGGGACACCGCCCGGTCGACGGCCGCCCCCATGGTCAGCCTGCTGCTGGAGGCCGGTTCACCCGCCGCCTGGCGGACCTACCGCGACGGCATGGACTTCCTGGCCCGCCGCCTTGCCTCCGGCGCCGAGGTCGTCACCGACCGCGCCGTACGCGAGGTGACCGACGCGGGCGGGCACGCCGTACTGCGGTTCGACGACGGGCAGGTCACCGCGCGGGCCGCCGTGCTCGCCGTACCGGCACCCGTCGCGGCGGCCCTCCGCCCGGACGTCCCCGCCGACGAGCAGCCGTTCCTCACCTCCTGCACCTTCACGCCCATGATGAAGGTCAGCTGCCTGCTGGACCGCCCTCTCGCCCCAGCCGCCCGTCGGCCGGTGCACATCCTGCTCACCCCGGCCGCCGAGGAGGACGTGCTCTCCGGCGTCGTCGTCGACCACGTCAAGGACCCCGGCCGGGTTCCCGCCGGCCGGGGCCTGGTCACCCTCGTGGCCGCTCCACGCCGAGTCCGCGCGTTGCTGGACGCTCCTCCCGACGAGGCCGCCGAACTCCTCGTCCGCGCGGCGGAACGCTATGTCCCGGGTATCGGCGACGCCTGCCGCCACCGTCTCGTGCACGCCTTCCGCCATGGCCTGCCGGAAGCCACACCCCAGACCCTGCGCGTACGCGCCGGCTTCCTGTCCCGGCCGGCGCGCGCCGTGGAGTACGCCGGCGACTGGCTCATGCTGCGGCCCGCCTCCGAAGGAGCCGTCCGGGCGGGCGCGCTGGCCGCGTCCCGCGTCCTGAGCAGGCTCGGACGGATCATCCCGGCCGGCCCCGACCGAGCGGAGGAAATCCGTGCGACCGCATGA
- a CDS encoding class I adenylate-forming enzyme family protein, whose protein sequence is MRPHDMGTLFDEAAAGGARTVVHLDRPFDIAPRAGTRWTVPELAGLVRATAARLADAGVGPGDRVAIVKDNHWDYDLLACAAVRLGAVPALLSARLDTANLVTLLERLRPAALVTTAAVLARCRDTAAGEPARIVLTVDSAAPGAAHLAALDASRPCVPVRRHDDEPLVIHHTSGTTGVPKLVVHSTRTLVHKLARFEAVRYPGIGIRPDDVLANASAYGHGRTFCWTAVVVSLAPAGILILTGNDPEAADPLLRAHPPSVVEALPASYIRLRPLTTRLDNPFRHVRLYISTYDAVHPPALRAYLTASRRTRPLWMQGWGQTETGPLTFRFHTRRSALAPDAATTARRLGRPVPGRTRLRAVDPDTLRPVPRGHPGLLLVRTPALALGYIGEQDRWDAKRVGDWWSTGDMGVHHRDGSVSILDRAADTLPGMSCLWTEDVLEQRLPQVLECVILGAPDGVPLPVVVTADGRLDPDAWKQATHGLPALQDPAVLTWDAVPRTGTGKVRRSTLARQLTGIAPAGTGRWT, encoded by the coding sequence GTGCGACCGCATGACATGGGCACCCTGTTCGACGAGGCGGCGGCAGGCGGCGCCCGGACCGTGGTCCACCTGGACCGGCCCTTCGACATCGCCCCCCGGGCCGGCACCCGGTGGACCGTCCCCGAACTCGCCGGCCTGGTCCGTGCCACCGCGGCCCGCCTCGCCGACGCGGGGGTCGGGCCCGGGGACCGCGTGGCGATCGTGAAGGACAACCACTGGGACTACGACCTGCTCGCCTGCGCCGCGGTCCGCCTCGGCGCCGTACCCGCGCTGTTGTCCGCCCGCCTCGACACCGCGAACCTCGTCACCCTGCTGGAGCGGCTGCGGCCCGCCGCGCTGGTCACCACCGCTGCGGTGCTGGCCCGCTGCCGGGACACCGCCGCCGGCGAACCGGCCCGGATCGTCCTCACCGTCGACTCCGCCGCGCCTGGCGCGGCCCACCTGGCCGCGCTGGACGCGTCCCGCCCCTGCGTACCGGTGCGGCGCCACGACGACGAACCGCTGGTCATCCATCACACCTCGGGGACGACCGGCGTGCCCAAGCTGGTGGTTCACTCCACGCGGACACTCGTGCACAAGCTGGCCCGCTTCGAAGCGGTGCGCTATCCGGGCATCGGCATCCGCCCGGACGACGTCCTTGCCAACGCCAGCGCGTACGGACACGGACGCACCTTCTGCTGGACGGCCGTCGTCGTGTCGCTCGCGCCCGCCGGGATCCTGATCCTCACCGGTAACGACCCGGAGGCCGCAGACCCGCTCCTGCGGGCCCACCCGCCCAGCGTCGTCGAGGCCCTGCCCGCCTCCTACATCCGGCTGCGGCCGCTCACCACCCGGCTGGACAACCCCTTCCGGCACGTCCGCCTCTACATCAGCACCTACGACGCCGTGCACCCGCCGGCCCTGCGCGCGTACCTGACCGCCAGCCGCCGCACCCGCCCGCTGTGGATGCAGGGCTGGGGCCAGACCGAGACCGGACCGCTGACCTTCCGCTTCCACACGCGGCGCTCCGCGCTCGCACCGGACGCGGCGACCACGGCGCGCCGGCTCGGCCGTCCCGTGCCGGGCCGGACCCGGCTGCGCGCGGTGGACCCGGACACGCTGCGCCCGGTACCGCGCGGCCATCCCGGCCTGCTCCTCGTCCGCACCCCCGCCCTCGCCCTGGGATACATCGGCGAACAGGACCGCTGGGACGCCAAACGCGTCGGCGACTGGTGGTCCACTGGCGACATGGGCGTCCACCACCGCGACGGCAGCGTCAGCATCCTGGACCGCGCCGCCGACACCCTGCCCGGTATGAGCTGCCTGTGGACCGAGGACGTACTGGAGCAGCGGCTGCCGCAGGTCCTTGAATGCGTGATCCTCGGCGCCCCGGACGGCGTTCCTCTGCCCGTCGTGGTCACCGCCGACGGCCGACTGGACCCGGACGCCTGGAAACAGGCCACGCACGGACTGCCGGCGCTGCAAGACCCGGCCGTCCTCACCTGGGACGCGGTGCCCCGCACCGGCACCGGCAAGGTTCGCCGCTCAACTCTGGCACGGCAGCTCACCGGCATCGCACCCGCCGGCACCGGCCGGTGGACGTGA
- a CDS encoding methyltransferase domain-containing protein, with translation MSQPAPAREGTHAVFGNGTTHSRDQHRCLAAAYDPVTLPRLAAAGVGPGWHCLEVGAGGGSIARWLAGRVAPGGSVLATDLDPRDLAPGPDLEVAALDVARDPLPDAAYDLVVARLVLQHLPTRDAVLHKLVRALKPGGLLQIDEIDASYEPPLLTPDAEAEALYVRFLRAKTAALRAAGGDPHWGRKVPAALRAAGLTAIDVHLHIGVRHAQDPGLGLQLNHTRNLRDRLRERGMTQEDLDRVGRLMQDPNFRAASSVLYSVQGRRPGRERA, from the coding sequence GTGTCCCAGCCCGCCCCCGCCCGGGAGGGCACCCATGCGGTCTTCGGCAACGGCACCACGCACAGCCGCGACCAGCACCGCTGCCTGGCCGCCGCCTACGACCCGGTGACCCTGCCCCGCCTGGCCGCCGCCGGTGTCGGCCCGGGCTGGCACTGCCTGGAGGTCGGCGCCGGCGGCGGCAGCATCGCGCGCTGGCTGGCGGGCCGGGTGGCACCGGGTGGCTCGGTGCTCGCCACCGACCTCGACCCGCGCGACCTGGCACCCGGCCCGGACCTGGAGGTCGCCGCCCTCGACGTGGCCCGCGACCCGCTTCCGGATGCGGCCTACGACCTGGTGGTGGCCCGCCTGGTCCTGCAGCACCTGCCCACCCGCGACGCCGTCCTGCACAAGCTGGTGCGCGCTCTCAAACCCGGCGGCCTGCTGCAGATCGACGAGATCGACGCCTCCTACGAGCCACCGCTGCTGACCCCGGACGCGGAGGCCGAGGCGCTCTATGTCCGGTTCCTGCGGGCCAAGACAGCCGCGCTGCGCGCCGCGGGCGGCGATCCGCACTGGGGACGGAAGGTGCCGGCGGCACTGCGGGCGGCGGGGCTGACCGCCATTGACGTCCACCTCCACATCGGCGTACGGCACGCCCAGGACCCCGGCCTCGGACTCCAGTTGAACCACACTCGCAATCTCCGGGACCGGCTGAGGGAACGGGGCATGACCCAGGAGGACCTGGACCGGGTGGGACGGCTGATGCAGGACCCGAACTTCCGCGCCGCATCCAGCGTCCTGTACTCGGTGCAGGGCCGCCGGCCCGGCCGGGAGCGAGCGTGA
- a CDS encoding CoA transferase: MTPRLRAAARPAVAATIADRLLRHTVPGPRDTTGPGRETVRYTVDWAGPVDADLPDERAVQAACGLMHVHGRATGGPLPLAVDYASVVAGLLAAQGVTALRIARARGLDLREVRTSVAQGALLAVGQYLAAETARADSGAPEPDVPAAPSDVPQPDGLATLETSDDARVEVETLDPLAWREFWDLLGVAPAPAGRGWLPFQQRFATAVCPLPDELRQAARRRTLAQLRAAAHHTGVSLLTVGSDPAPAVRPAPWCLTPGPAPFPKVRAHPETAVPGPRPAVPVSGAVLPLTGLRVVESTRRVQGPLAGHVLRMLGAEVVRIEPPGGDPMRWLPPLAGDCSARFSALNADKPVVEADLTTAPGRDTVRALAAEADVFLHNWAPGKAARLGLDASNLLPGHPALVYAWASGFGDAFGDRPPLGTDYLAQVHSGLAAAVRPADQPPAPSLMTLTDVLGGLVCAQGVLAALAAREATGRGSRVDSSLVSAAALVPRPAHRPRWTARDRPLRTADGHLYLGPEARACPEAVLRLLDGAGPMAAEDLAARFARRTTEEWTARLAEAGLTATPVLTHLTALARDPAFRAAVAPPDPFTGQARPYAPWEFA, encoded by the coding sequence GTGACACCGCGCCTGCGCGCCGCGGCCCGGCCGGCCGTCGCGGCCACGATCGCCGACCGGCTTCTGCGGCACACCGTGCCGGGCCCGCGGGATACGACCGGCCCAGGCCGGGAAACGGTGCGGTACACCGTCGACTGGGCGGGTCCAGTCGACGCTGACCTGCCGGACGAGCGAGCCGTACAGGCCGCCTGCGGTCTCATGCACGTCCATGGCCGGGCGACTGGCGGGCCGCTCCCGCTGGCTGTCGACTACGCCTCGGTGGTGGCGGGGCTGCTCGCCGCCCAGGGCGTCACCGCTCTCCGCATCGCGCGGGCCCGCGGGCTGGACCTGCGCGAGGTGCGGACCTCGGTGGCGCAGGGGGCGCTGCTGGCGGTCGGCCAGTACCTCGCCGCCGAGACGGCCCGTGCCGACTCCGGTGCGCCCGAGCCGGATGTGCCGGCGGCCCCATCCGACGTACCCCAGCCAGACGGCCTGGCGACCCTGGAGACGTCCGACGACGCCCGCGTGGAGGTCGAGACCCTCGATCCCCTGGCGTGGCGGGAGTTCTGGGACCTGCTCGGCGTGGCCCCCGCGCCCGCAGGCCGGGGCTGGCTGCCCTTCCAGCAGCGGTTCGCCACCGCCGTCTGCCCGTTGCCCGACGAACTGAGGCAGGCCGCCCGCCGCCGCACGCTGGCCCAGTTGCGGGCCGCCGCGCACCATACCGGCGTCAGTCTCCTCACGGTCGGCTCCGACCCGGCTCCCGCCGTCCGCCCGGCACCTTGGTGCCTCACTCCGGGACCGGCGCCGTTCCCCAAGGTCCGGGCGCACCCGGAGACCGCCGTGCCCGGCCCACGCCCGGCCGTCCCGGTCTCCGGTGCCGTCCTGCCGCTGACGGGCCTGCGGGTGGTGGAGTCCACCCGCAGGGTGCAGGGCCCGCTCGCCGGGCACGTCCTGCGGATGCTGGGTGCCGAGGTGGTCCGGATCGAACCGCCCGGCGGTGACCCGATGCGCTGGCTCCCTCCGCTGGCGGGAGACTGCTCGGCCCGGTTCTCGGCTCTCAACGCGGACAAGCCGGTGGTCGAGGCCGACCTCACCACCGCGCCGGGTCGGGACACGGTCCGCGCGCTGGCCGCCGAGGCCGACGTCTTCCTTCACAACTGGGCCCCCGGAAAAGCCGCGCGGCTCGGCCTGGACGCGTCCAACCTGCTGCCCGGCCACCCCGCCCTGGTGTACGCCTGGGCATCCGGCTTCGGGGACGCCTTCGGCGACCGGCCGCCCCTGGGCACCGACTACCTAGCCCAGGTGCACAGCGGGCTCGCCGCGGCGGTACGGCCGGCGGACCAGCCCCCGGCCCCCTCCCTGATGACCCTCACCGACGTGCTCGGCGGGCTGGTGTGCGCCCAGGGGGTGCTGGCCGCGCTGGCTGCTCGGGAGGCGACCGGCCGGGGCAGCCGCGTCGACTCCTCCCTTGTCTCCGCGGCCGCTCTCGTCCCCCGTCCCGCCCACCGGCCCCGCTGGACGGCACGGGACCGGCCGCTGCGCACAGCGGACGGCCATCTGTACCTGGGCCCCGAGGCCCGGGCGTGCCCCGAGGCGGTGCTCCGCCTGCTGGACGGGGCCGGCCCCATGGCCGCCGAGGACCTCGCGGCCCGCTTCGCCCGCCGCACCACCGAAGAGTGGACGGCACGACTGGCCGAGGCCGGTCTGACCGCGACTCCCGTACTCACCCACCTGACGGCTCTGGCCCGCGACCCGGCCTTCCGGGCGGCCGTCGCACCACCTGATCCGTTCACCGGCCAGGCACGCCCCTACGCTCCCTGGGAGTTCGCATGA
- a CDS encoding class I adenylate-forming enzyme family protein, producing MTAAPATRHRTAPPASRAGQPVWTSRAGVRFPDLVPRAQRRAWVTAGLCPDTDLYALFTDRVREHPDRQALVDDAGVLSYAALDVEVRRIAALFAQADLGEADVVALLLPNGRDAVAAELAIYAIGSVALPIPPGGDDRDVRALLARSRARGAVLASARRAQAVEDLPHLRTVFTPGPGDGRTHGLNSPPTPARHCRRPQQADTYGPARILVSSGSEAEPKMVAYSHHALAGGRARYVRSLHADTMLPPRHLVLVPLASSFGSLGTPVTLAALGGTLIVQSAFDPAGALRMVAEHRPTHLFAVPTMLRRITDLPARPDEDTSSLRAVVSSGATLPAATAQACRERFGRPVVTVYGSSDGVNCHTAGESHPPGDSVGTPDPAVARIRITGPDGTPLPTGRTGQIETLGPMTPLCYVNAPELDSRYRTSDGWVRSGDLGLLDERGRLHVLGRLKRIAVRGGLNISLAEVERELGTHPAVAEAVCVPVPDPNLGERLCACVRPAPGTPVPNLSDLTTHLGDRGLARRKHPERLLVLDEMPLGPSGKVCYRTLMSRATARFARERPQDSREAEESSRGRSHRTPPAEPA from the coding sequence ATGACGGCCGCCCCCGCGACCCGGCACCGTACCGCCCCACCCGCGAGCCGGGCCGGGCAGCCGGTGTGGACCTCACGTGCCGGAGTGCGCTTCCCGGATCTGGTGCCCCGCGCCCAACGACGTGCCTGGGTGACGGCGGGCTTGTGCCCGGACACCGACCTCTACGCACTGTTCACCGACCGCGTCCGCGAACACCCGGACCGCCAGGCGCTGGTGGACGACGCCGGAGTGCTGTCCTACGCGGCGCTGGACGTCGAAGTCCGCCGGATCGCCGCCCTGTTCGCCCAGGCGGACCTGGGAGAGGCAGACGTGGTGGCGCTCCTGCTGCCCAACGGACGCGACGCCGTGGCCGCAGAACTCGCCATCTACGCGATCGGCTCGGTGGCCCTCCCGATCCCCCCGGGCGGCGACGACCGGGACGTCCGGGCCTTGCTCGCCCGCTCGCGGGCCCGCGGCGCCGTCCTCGCATCGGCCCGCCGGGCACAGGCCGTCGAGGATCTTCCGCACCTGCGCACCGTGTTCACCCCCGGCCCGGGCGACGGACGGACGCACGGACTGAACTCCCCGCCCACCCCGGCCCGGCATTGCCGGCGGCCGCAGCAGGCTGACACGTACGGACCCGCCCGCATCCTGGTGTCGTCCGGCTCCGAAGCCGAGCCGAAGATGGTCGCCTACAGCCATCACGCCCTGGCCGGCGGCCGTGCGCGGTACGTCCGGAGCCTGCACGCCGACACCATGCTGCCGCCCCGCCACCTGGTCCTCGTCCCGCTGGCCTCTTCCTTCGGATCTTTGGGCACACCGGTCACCCTCGCCGCCCTCGGCGGCACCCTCATCGTGCAGTCGGCCTTCGACCCCGCCGGAGCGCTGCGGATGGTCGCCGAGCATCGTCCGACCCACCTCTTCGCGGTGCCCACGATGCTCCGGCGCATCACCGACCTCCCGGCGCGGCCGGACGAGGACACGTCGTCGTTGCGTGCCGTCGTCTCCAGCGGCGCCACTCTGCCGGCGGCCACCGCCCAGGCATGCCGCGAACGGTTCGGCCGACCGGTGGTGACCGTCTACGGCTCGTCTGACGGCGTGAACTGCCACACGGCCGGAGAAAGCCACCCGCCGGGCGACAGCGTCGGCACCCCGGACCCCGCGGTGGCCCGCATCCGGATCACCGGACCCGACGGCACGCCGCTACCCACCGGGCGGACGGGTCAGATCGAGACCCTGGGCCCCATGACGCCGCTGTGCTACGTCAACGCACCTGAACTGGACAGCCGTTACCGCACCTCCGACGGCTGGGTGCGCTCGGGCGACCTCGGTCTGCTGGACGAGCGCGGAAGGCTGCACGTCCTGGGCCGGCTCAAACGCATCGCTGTGCGCGGGGGGCTCAACATCAGTCTCGCCGAGGTCGAACGCGAACTGGGCACCCATCCAGCGGTGGCCGAGGCGGTCTGCGTTCCGGTGCCCGACCCGAACCTCGGGGAACGGCTGTGCGCCTGCGTCCGCCCGGCCCCGGGCACACCCGTTCCCAATCTGTCAGACCTCACGACCCACTTGGGAGACCGTGGCCTGGCCCGCCGGAAACATCCCGAACGTCTCCTGGTCCTGGACGAGATGCCCCTCGGCCCCAGCGGGAAGGTCTGCTACCGCACCCTGATGTCCCGAGCGACCGCGCGCTTTGCTCGGGAAAGACCACAGGATTCTCGCGAGGCTGAGGAGAGCAGCCGGGGCAGGTCCCACAGAACGCCACCTGCGGAGCCGGCGTAG
- a CDS encoding integrase: MGSFFKECGCSRPTRCPHPYMIRFRDALGKQREEAGHDTQDDAIERLTQIYAEKKKTAPSVAEARRELGQQTVAEYAKQWRPRQRRMTEYSTGWHVDSSINVHIVPRLGSRKLNSVTPIVVERFLDELEADGVGRGNQVNIFRTLKTILRDAYGKGAMADDPLKGVQEPEYVRQKVVIPPLAYVKKALTAADEYLALDIVMMVGCGLRNGEARAVNINNVAADDVYRVREQIHSNTHKPAKLKHRKAGEFREVPLPRSVREAMERFEEKHGTTQKGYLLRGPSGYYTEPMERRRVQKLCKDLPA, translated from the coding sequence ATGGGGTCGTTCTTCAAGGAGTGCGGTTGTTCCAGGCCGACCCGTTGCCCGCACCCGTACATGATTCGGTTCAGAGATGCTCTCGGCAAGCAGCGTGAAGAGGCCGGCCACGACACGCAGGATGACGCGATCGAGCGTCTTACGCAGATCTATGCGGAGAAGAAGAAGACGGCGCCGTCCGTTGCCGAGGCCCGCCGGGAACTCGGTCAGCAGACGGTCGCGGAATACGCGAAGCAGTGGCGGCCGCGGCAACGGAGGATGACGGAGTACTCCACGGGCTGGCACGTCGACAGCTCCATCAACGTGCACATCGTCCCCCGTCTCGGATCAAGAAAGCTGAACTCCGTCACGCCGATCGTGGTCGAGCGTTTCCTGGACGAGTTGGAGGCCGATGGGGTGGGCCGCGGAAACCAGGTGAACATCTTCCGCACTCTGAAGACGATCTTGCGGGACGCCTATGGCAAGGGGGCCATGGCGGACGACCCTTTGAAGGGGGTCCAAGAGCCGGAGTACGTCCGTCAGAAGGTGGTCATCCCGCCCCTCGCCTACGTGAAGAAGGCACTGACTGCCGCCGACGAGTATCTCGCGCTTGACATCGTCATGATGGTGGGCTGCGGCTTGCGAAACGGGGAAGCCAGGGCAGTCAACATCAACAACGTTGCGGCGGATGACGTCTACCGGGTGCGCGAGCAGATCCACTCCAACACGCACAAGCCGGCGAAGCTGAAGCACCGCAAAGCGGGGGAGTTCCGGGAGGTCCCCTTGCCACGCTCGGTACGGGAAGCGATGGAGCGGTTTGAGGAGAAGCACGGCACCACGCAGAAGGGCTATCTCCTGCGCGGCCCGAGCGGCTACTACACGGAACCGATGGAACGCCGCCGTGTGCAGAAGCTCTGCAAGGACCTCCCCGCGTAG
- a CDS encoding tyrosine-type recombinase/integrase — MYSFRHYFASNALGHGIPITDVAEWMGHKSIEETYRTYRHLMPGSITKAARILDAGLWDAA, encoded by the coding sequence ATGTACAGCTTCCGCCACTACTTCGCCTCGAACGCCCTCGGCCACGGGATACCGATCACAGACGTGGCGGAATGGATGGGCCACAAATCCATCGAGGAGACCTATCGGACCTACCGGCACCTGATGCCCGGCAGCATCACCAAGGCCGCCCGCATCCTGGACGCCGGCCTCTGGGACGCGGCCTGA